The Periplaneta americana isolate PAMFEO1 chromosome 9, P.americana_PAMFEO1_priV1, whole genome shotgun sequence genome contains a region encoding:
- the LOC138706814 gene encoding eclosion hormone-like, protein MCGRALLALSLLVLAVVPGDATTYSIGVCIRNCAQCKKMFGPYFEGQLCADACVKFKGKMIPDCEDVASIAPFLNKFE, encoded by the coding sequence ATGTGCGGTCGCGCGCTGTTGGCTCTGTCCCTGCTGGTGCTGGCCGTCGTGCCGGGCGACGCCACCACGTACTCCATCGGCGTCTGCATCCGGAACTGCGCGCAGTGCAAGAAGATGTTCGGCCCCTACTTCGAGGGCCAGTTGTGCGCGGACGCCTGTGTCAAGTTCAAGGGCAAGATGATCCCCGACTGCGAGGACGTCGCCTCCATCGCGCCCTTCCTCAACAAGTTCGAATAG